The Synechococcus sp. MVIR-18-1 region TGCTAATCCCTGAGTTGCCTGCTCTCCTGGTGGTTGGTTCGGAATTAGAAACTTGCTCTGTTTTGAAGGCCTGGGAAGCAGTTGCTGTACGCCAGCGATTGCAGGTGGTGACTATGTCTGCTCTGTGGCAGCGCTTGCGAGTTGATAACAACCAGCAAATTGTTTTGGCGATGACGCTATCTCAGCGGATTGCTGCTCAGTCAGCGGACCTGATCGAGCGGCTCGAATCTTGCGATCCACGAAAGATCTCCTTGATATCTCCCCTGCGTTTGATTGAGCTTCATCAAGAGCGTTTGCCGACAGACTTATTACCAGACTCTTGGCTGAGTTATGGAGAGATCCCTTGGACCTCGGCGTTCAATGTTCAGTCGCAATTGAAGCGCGCAGCTGATCTTTTGGCAGCAGCCTTGTTGCTCATCATTACTGCGCCCTTTCTTTTGCTAGCTGCTTTGTTGATCTGGCTTCAGGATCGTGGACCTGTGATGTACGTTCAGAAACGTAGTGGTTGGCTTGGACAGCCTTTTTTGGTGTACAAGTTGCGCACCATGAATGTTGGTTTGGCTAGCGATCAGGCCCGGTGGACCGAAGTAGGTGATCAGAGAATCACGCCGATTGGCTGGTGGTTACGCCGCGTTCGCCTCGATGAACTCCCTCAGCTCTGGAATGTACTCAATGGCAGCATGAGTTTAATTGGTCCGCGCCCGGAGAGGCCCGAGCACGAGCATGAGCTTGAGACTCGAATCCCGCATTACCGCAAGCGACATTGGATGCGCCCTGGGCTTAGCGGTTGGGCGCAAGTGAATGCGCCCTATGCCGCCAGTGTGGAAGATTCCGAGTTGAAGCTTTCTTATGACCTCTATTACCTCAAGCACTTCAGCACTTGGCTTGACCTCTTGATCTTGATGAAAACGATCAAAACGGTGCTCAAGGCGGGAGGGCGTTAAGGCTTGACTTAAAATAATGACTTAAATGAGTCAATCTGTGACGTCAGCTCTCCTGCCTGAAGGGATCAATAGGGTTCTTGTTACTGGTGGAGCTGGCTTCATCGGTAGTGCGCTGGTACGGCGTTTGCTGGTTGAAAGTGAGGCTGAGGTTTTTAATCTAGACAAGTTTGGTTATGCAAGCGATCTAACGAGTGTTGGTGAGCATCCCCGTCATCATTTTTTGAAGACAGATCTTGTTGATGCTGCGGCTACCGCTGAAGCTGTTGGCATGGCGGATCCAGATCTTGTCATGCATCTAGCGGCCGAAAGCCATGTGGATCGATCAATTGATGGGCCTGGTGCCTTTATTGAAAGCAATGTGAGTGGAACATTTCATCTCTTGCAGGCGGTGCGGTGTCATTGGGAGAAGCTGCCTGATGAACGCAGGGACCATTTTCGCTTCCATCACATCAGTACCGATGAAGTATTTGGCTCCCTCGGTACTAAGGGTCGCTTTTCTGAAACAACTCCCTATGACCCTCGATCACCCTATTCAGCGAGTAAAGCTGCAAGTGATCATCTTGTGAGTGCGTGGCATCACACCTATGGCTTACCTGTCGTGCTCACAAACTGTTCGAATAATTATGGCCCTTGGCAATTCCCTGAGAAGCTGATCCCAGTTGTGATTCTCAAGGCGGTGGAAGGAGATCCGATTCCTCTATATGGAGACGGCGCCAATGTGAGGGATTGGCTTTATGTGGAAGATCATGTAGAGGCGCTGCTCTTGGCAGCGACTCGAGGAAAGCTAGGTGAGAGCTATTGCGTGGGAGGTGCTGGCGATCATGGCTGCCCCAGTGAGCGGACGAATCGAGATGTAGTTGAGTCGATCTGCAGGTTGATGGATGAGTTTCATCCGATCAGTTCTCCTCACTCACATTTGATTACCCGGGTAGGTGATCGCCCGGGCCACGATCGTCGTTACGCGATTGATGCAGGCAAGATCACAGAGGAGCTGGGATGGAGGCCGCGCCATAGTTTTGAGGAGGGATTGGAGGCAACGGTTCGCTGGTATTTAGGCCATCTTGATTGGTGTCAATCCGTGCGCAGTAATGCCGGCTATAAGGGTGAGCGAATTGGTGTTTCGGGTGAGACAAGGTAGGGGTGGGATTGACAATCTTAAATAAAAAAATCTGATGCCTGAAACTCAAATTAAGCGCGATCTAGTACTTTTGCTTGTTTCTTATCATACTCCAATCCGTGAGGTTGACAAACTAGAGGCCTGTCTTGCTCTTTTGCCGGAAAATATTGGATTTGCAGTTGTGGTTAATGATCATCGGTTTGGAGAGCCTATTGAGCGGCTATCTAAAAAAGCTGATTGTTTCTTGTTTAATTCTGACAATCCAGGTTATGGAGTTGCTGCCAACCGACTTGTGGGTGAGTTAAAAGACTTGCCGAATTATATTGGTATTCTTAATACCGATTTGTCTTGGAAGCCTGGAACTTTTAATACCCTCTTTAGATGGCTTTCACTTAACAAAGACGTTGTGTTGGCTGTTCCGCAAATTCTAAATCTAAGTGGAGAGATTCAATTTTTATGCAAACAGAATCCGACAGTATTGGGACTCTTTAGTCGAAGATTCATTCCTGAACGTATCAAGCCTGAGTTTTTGAGACGTTATGATAAATGGTATGTAATGGCTAATAGGAATTATCAGGAACCATTTGAGGTTGATTATTTGAGTGGATGCTGTATGTTAATACGCACTGATTCGTTTGTAAAAATAGGTGGGTTTGATTCCGGCTTTTTTCTTTATCTGGAGGATGCAGACATCACTCGATCCTTGGCCAAGGAGGGACGCTGCATTCATTTGCCAATCGCATCAGTAATTCATAATTGGGGAAAAGGAAATTATGCACGGATTGGCCTCATTATTGTTAATCTAGCAAGTGCTTGGCACTATTTTTGGAAGTGGGGATGGTCCTTATGGTGAAAGATATTAATACCAATATCTCACCAGTAATAGATGTTGTTCTTGCTTCTTTTAATGGGGTACACTATTTGTCTGACCAGGTTAAATCGATTTTTAATCAAACTCTTAGGCCGCGAAATCTTATTGTTAGAGACGATGGCTCGATTGATGGAACAGTTGCTTTAATAGAAAAGCTTTCGCGCCAATATGGCGACTGGCTGATAGTAGTTCCATCTGATAAGTGTCTAGGCTGCAATAAAAATTTCGAGACTCTCCTTCAGTGTACGAATGCAGATTATGTAGCATTGTCAGATCAAGATGATGAGTGGATGCCTGATAAGTTGATGGTATCTTTGATGCTTATTCGGAAGCTCGAGGCTATTCATGGAGAAGATAATCCGGTGACAATGTTTTCAGATCTCGCGTTGATTGATGGATTTGGTAAATTAATTGGCCCTTCCTTTTTGCGTCATCAATGCCTGGATCCTTCGAGAACAAATGTAGATGATCTTTCGCTGCAGAATGTGGCAACAGGTTGCACCATGCTTTTAAATAGAGCCTTGATTAATTCTGCATTGCCTTTCCCTGATGATATGATTCAGCATGATTGGTGGTTAGCTCTTGTAGCCGCAAGGCTTGGTGTGATTGCATTCGAGCCTAAATCTCTGGTTTTGTATAGGCAGCATTCGAATAATGTAATTGGTGCTAAGGGAATTGGGTTCATTTATTTTGTAGACCGCTTTGGAAAGTTTATCGTTCAATCGCTAAAGGGTGAATTTGAAGGAGGCTCGTGTTATCGACAATCGT contains the following coding sequences:
- a CDS encoding sugar transferase — its product is MWIASPRRLLLIAAMLDVVGQLLLFFVLVCFPILTGLSLVELSVEGQWGWLIGSVILYLMFSWLLGSYTVLHWRRVPLVHLFQRVLLAILATVAALAVCRWLLNPDEEIWLVFRRVQLAWMVPLALWSVFVRVGLRKGLLIPELPALLVVGSELETCSVLKAWEAVAVRQRLQVVTMSALWQRLRVDNNQQIVLAMTLSQRIAAQSADLIERLESCDPRKISLISPLRLIELHQERLPTDLLPDSWLSYGEIPWTSAFNVQSQLKRAADLLAAALLLIITAPFLLLAALLIWLQDRGPVMYVQKRSGWLGQPFLVYKLRTMNVGLASDQARWTEVGDQRITPIGWWLRRVRLDELPQLWNVLNGSMSLIGPRPERPEHEHELETRIPHYRKRHWMRPGLSGWAQVNAPYAASVEDSELKLSYDLYYLKHFSTWLDLLILMKTIKTVLKAGGR
- the rfbB gene encoding dTDP-glucose 4,6-dehydratase, with protein sequence MSQSVTSALLPEGINRVLVTGGAGFIGSALVRRLLVESEAEVFNLDKFGYASDLTSVGEHPRHHFLKTDLVDAAATAEAVGMADPDLVMHLAAESHVDRSIDGPGAFIESNVSGTFHLLQAVRCHWEKLPDERRDHFRFHHISTDEVFGSLGTKGRFSETTPYDPRSPYSASKAASDHLVSAWHHTYGLPVVLTNCSNNYGPWQFPEKLIPVVILKAVEGDPIPLYGDGANVRDWLYVEDHVEALLLAATRGKLGESYCVGGAGDHGCPSERTNRDVVESICRLMDEFHPISSPHSHLITRVGDRPGHDRRYAIDAGKITEELGWRPRHSFEEGLEATVRWYLGHLDWCQSVRSNAGYKGERIGVSGETR
- a CDS encoding glycosyltransferase family 2 protein is translated as MPETQIKRDLVLLLVSYHTPIREVDKLEACLALLPENIGFAVVVNDHRFGEPIERLSKKADCFLFNSDNPGYGVAANRLVGELKDLPNYIGILNTDLSWKPGTFNTLFRWLSLNKDVVLAVPQILNLSGEIQFLCKQNPTVLGLFSRRFIPERIKPEFLRRYDKWYVMANRNYQEPFEVDYLSGCCMLIRTDSFVKIGGFDSGFFLYLEDADITRSLAKEGRCIHLPIASVIHNWGKGNYARIGLIIVNLASAWHYFWKWGWSLW
- a CDS encoding glycosyltransferase family 2 protein, yielding MALFLEVGMVLMVKDINTNISPVIDVVLASFNGVHYLSDQVKSIFNQTLRPRNLIVRDDGSIDGTVALIEKLSRQYGDWLIVVPSDKCLGCNKNFETLLQCTNADYVALSDQDDEWMPDKLMVSLMLIRKLEAIHGEDNPVTMFSDLALIDGFGKLIGPSFLRHQCLDPSRTNVDDLSLQNVATGCTMLLNRALINSALPFPDDMIQHDWWLALVAARLGVIAFEPKSLVLYRQHSNNVIGAKGIGFIYFVDRFGKFIVQSLKGEFEGGSCYRQSYALYKRFSGRPSGLVEFADSMPLQRLRLIFGGRLKKHGFLRQMFFVVLMVPRVLVGFGKRPLPAEVPSSSK